From Pseudoalteromonas sp. DL-6, one genomic window encodes:
- the nadK gene encoding NAD(+) kinase yields MDSPFNTIGLIGKPNHPNAAATLQRLHTFLLALGFEVIVEKRTGSQLSDVPSDKLVKLVDLGERADLAIVVGGDGNMLGAARVLARFDIAVIGVNRGNLGFLTDLNPEGFEGSLEQVLSGDYIEEKRFLLEVEVYRHNELKSANSAVNEAVLHADKVAHMIEFEAFINDDFVFSQRSDGLIVSTPTGSTAYSLSGGGPILTPELNAMSLVPMFPHTLSSRPLVVDADNEVRLKLSLENTDSLQVSCDSHVVLAVLPGDEVVIRKADKKLRLIHPKNYSYYNVLRKKLNWGSRLY; encoded by the coding sequence ATGGACTCTCCCTTTAATACTATCGGCTTGATCGGTAAGCCAAATCACCCTAATGCAGCCGCTACTCTACAACGATTACATACGTTTTTATTAGCTTTAGGCTTTGAGGTGATTGTTGAAAAACGTACAGGGAGCCAACTTAGTGATGTACCGAGCGACAAACTCGTAAAGCTCGTTGATTTAGGCGAGCGTGCCGACTTAGCGATTGTGGTCGGGGGCGATGGCAACATGCTTGGTGCTGCACGGGTTCTCGCCCGCTTTGATATAGCCGTAATTGGTGTAAATAGAGGTAATTTAGGCTTTTTAACCGATTTAAATCCAGAAGGATTTGAGGGCAGTTTAGAGCAGGTACTCAGCGGCGATTACATTGAAGAAAAACGTTTTCTATTAGAAGTTGAAGTGTATCGACATAACGAACTTAAAAGCGCTAATTCTGCCGTAAACGAAGCAGTGCTCCATGCTGATAAAGTAGCACACATGATTGAGTTTGAAGCTTTTATTAACGATGATTTTGTATTTTCACAACGCTCCGATGGATTAATTGTATCAACACCAACAGGGTCAACGGCCTATTCTTTATCGGGCGGTGGGCCTATTTTAACACCGGAGCTCAATGCAATGTCACTGGTTCCGATGTTTCCACATACTTTATCAAGCCGCCCTTTGGTGGTTGATGCTGATAATGAAGTGCGTTTAAAACTTAGTTTAGAGAATACGGATAGCTTACAGGTAAGCTGTGACAGTCATGTTGTACTTGCCGTATTACCTGGTGATGAAGTCGTTATACGCAAAGCAGATAAAAAATTACGCTTAATTCACCCAAAAAATTACTCTTATTATAATGTGCTACGTAAGAAGCTTAATTGGGGTAGCCGTTTATATTAA
- a CDS encoding M48 family metallopeptidase, which produces MKKLVLAVLASAVLVGCKTSPTGRTQIALYSDQQMSQMGTASFAEMKKTQPVNKDPKVNSYVNCIAEKVVAVLPSQYASQNWEVVVFEDESANAFALPGGYIGVHTGLLKIATNQDQVATVLGHEVGHVIAEHSNERVSQSSILQTGMQLGSAALEMGNVQYRNEIMQGLGLGAQYGVVLPFSRSHETEADVIGLDLMAQAGFNPKESVTLWQNMSQAGSGATPEFLSTHPAPTSRIANLQSQMSKALSEQKAAKAKGNNPQCKL; this is translated from the coding sequence ATGAAGAAATTGGTTTTGGCAGTACTTGCCAGTGCAGTATTAGTAGGTTGTAAAACATCACCAACTGGGCGTACGCAAATTGCGCTTTACTCAGATCAACAAATGAGTCAAATGGGCACTGCCAGTTTTGCAGAGATGAAAAAAACGCAGCCGGTAAACAAAGACCCAAAAGTAAATAGTTACGTCAATTGTATTGCTGAAAAAGTAGTGGCTGTCCTACCTTCTCAATATGCATCTCAAAATTGGGAAGTGGTGGTATTTGAAGATGAATCAGCCAATGCATTTGCACTACCCGGCGGTTATATTGGGGTGCACACTGGGCTATTAAAAATAGCCACAAACCAAGATCAGGTTGCCACTGTTTTAGGCCATGAGGTCGGTCATGTGATTGCAGAGCACTCAAATGAACGCGTTTCACAAAGCTCTATTTTACAAACAGGAATGCAATTAGGCAGTGCTGCGCTTGAAATGGGCAACGTGCAATACCGCAATGAAATTATGCAAGGCCTAGGCCTAGGCGCTCAATATGGTGTTGTTTTACCATTTAGTCGTTCTCATGAGACAGAAGCTGACGTTATTGGTTTAGATTTAATGGCGCAAGCAGGTTTCAACCCTAAAGAGTCTGTTACGCTTTGGCAAAATATGAGTCAAGCGGGCAGTGGGGCAACGCCAGAGTTTTTATCAACTCACCCAGCACCAACGAGCCGTATTGCAAATTTACAGTCTCAAATGAGTAAAGCGCTTAGTGAGCAAAAAGCAGCTAAGGCAAAAGGTAATAACCCGCAGTGTAAGCTTTAA
- a CDS encoding Na+/H+ antiporter NhaC family protein has translation MQPSFDKNKARFSLLPLLTFVAIFLGSGLYLQSQGVDYAFYQLPAPVAILPAIVLAFILNKASINQSVETFIKGVGNNNIITMCLIYLLAGAFSAVAGATGGVDAVVNAGLSLIPPSLLLPGLFLIAAVISTAMGTSMGTIGAIGPIAYAVSIKTGIDPALMAGTIVSGAMFGDNLSIISDTTIAATRTQGCEMKDKFKENLKIAVPAAILTIALLLFLTPAAQVVDTKDYDILLVLPYAFILVLAVMGFNVFVVLLSGIVFAALMGFTGSYEGASFVKDIYKGFSEMQEIFLLSMFIGGLSEFIRINGGLDYIAQKIQAITKVIAKWHRKVADQLGIAALVLTSNMCIANNTVSIIVTGPIAKKLADDGEISGKRSASLLDIFACVTQGSLPYGAQALLLGATFKISPWDVSTSSYYCFILAFTAIAVICLRRNKA, from the coding sequence ATGCAGCCATCATTTGATAAAAATAAAGCAAGATTTTCTTTGCTCCCCCTACTCACCTTTGTTGCTATTTTTTTAGGCTCAGGCTTATATTTGCAATCTCAAGGGGTTGATTATGCATTTTATCAACTCCCAGCACCGGTCGCTATTTTACCCGCGATTGTTTTAGCCTTTATTTTAAATAAAGCCAGTATTAATCAAAGTGTAGAAACCTTTATTAAAGGTGTGGGTAATAACAATATTATTACCATGTGCCTTATTTACTTACTAGCGGGTGCTTTTTCGGCGGTTGCAGGTGCAACCGGCGGTGTGGATGCGGTTGTTAATGCTGGTCTTTCACTTATACCTCCTTCATTATTACTGCCTGGTTTGTTTTTAATAGCGGCGGTTATTTCTACTGCGATGGGTACGTCAATGGGAACTATCGGTGCTATTGGCCCAATTGCCTATGCGGTATCCATAAAAACAGGAATTGATCCTGCTTTAATGGCCGGTACCATTGTATCTGGCGCTATGTTTGGTGATAACTTATCAATAATTTCTGACACCACGATTGCTGCTACCCGTACGCAAGGTTGTGAAATGAAAGATAAGTTTAAAGAAAACCTTAAAATTGCTGTTCCGGCCGCTATCCTTACTATTGCATTGCTATTGTTTTTAACGCCTGCAGCACAAGTAGTTGATACCAAAGACTACGATATTTTATTAGTACTTCCTTATGCCTTTATTTTAGTCTTGGCGGTAATGGGCTTTAATGTGTTTGTAGTGCTATTAAGCGGTATTGTATTTGCCGCACTAATGGGCTTTACCGGTAGCTATGAAGGTGCCAGCTTTGTAAAAGATATTTACAAAGGCTTTAGCGAAATGCAGGAAATATTTTTACTGTCTATGTTTATTGGTGGCCTCTCTGAGTTTATTCGTATTAATGGCGGCCTCGACTACATCGCGCAAAAAATTCAAGCGATTACTAAGGTCATTGCAAAATGGCACCGTAAAGTGGCTGATCAGTTAGGGATAGCTGCATTAGTACTAACCAGCAATATGTGTATTGCTAACAACACAGTGTCTATTATTGTAACAGGCCCGATTGCTAAAAAGTTAGCTGACGATGGTGAAATTAGTGGTAAACGTTCTGCCAGTTTATTAGATATTTTTGCCTGTGTAACGCAGGGGTCTTTGCCTTATGGCGCACAGGCATTATTACTCGGTGCTACATTTAAAATTAGCCCATGGGATGTTTCAACCTCATCTTACTACTGCTTTATTTTAGCTTTTACCGCGATTGCGGTTATTTGCTTACGTCGTAATAAAGCTTAA
- a CDS encoding HrcA family transcriptional regulator has translation MHKDVDNMKLNPRDQQIFAAVMSMYCNGDGLPVPSTKIAKQKGMAVCSATVRNAMARLEKIGLLYSPHTSAGRVPTNDGFDYWFDEFFTLNDIANYWQPEQAQLVELAHGLSQRYQVCCCVGLPQVRTQQVFRVEVLDFDANNWLVLLLDRAGQSHNICINKPHDPSDNQRYEFATWLNTVFSQQSLIEGLYRMQAMSNTAPRNCHDSLTQWTRELSQKLGSDNSIVVGENYLYKKIDCEQSLNIGVSFLNFVEDKLAFKNGVSILSAENLPFSSCDDLIVISVPYFQNQEYQSRFCVICPKSAQLEKIIQEFKLLEPLSS, from the coding sequence ATGCATAAAGATGTAGATAACATGAAACTAAATCCACGAGATCAGCAAATATTTGCCGCTGTTATGAGTATGTACTGTAACGGCGATGGCTTACCTGTGCCGTCAACAAAAATTGCAAAGCAAAAAGGTATGGCGGTCTGTTCTGCTACTGTGCGTAACGCAATGGCACGTCTAGAAAAAATAGGCTTGTTGTATTCACCGCATACATCTGCTGGCCGTGTGCCTACCAATGATGGATTTGACTATTGGTTTGATGAGTTTTTTACACTCAATGATATTGCTAATTATTGGCAACCTGAACAAGCACAATTGGTTGAGCTGGCGCATGGTTTGAGCCAACGTTACCAAGTATGTTGTTGTGTGGGGTTACCGCAAGTTAGAACGCAGCAAGTATTTAGAGTAGAAGTGCTCGACTTCGATGCAAATAACTGGCTTGTATTGTTATTAGACAGAGCAGGGCAGAGCCACAATATTTGCATTAATAAGCCTCACGATCCTAGTGATAACCAACGATACGAGTTTGCAACTTGGCTTAATACGGTTTTTAGCCAACAATCTTTAATTGAAGGGCTTTATCGAATGCAGGCAATGTCGAATACGGCACCGCGCAATTGTCATGACTCTTTAACTCAATGGACGCGTGAACTAAGTCAAAAGTTAGGCTCAGATAACAGTATAGTGGTGGGCGAAAACTACCTTTATAAAAAAATAGATTGTGAGCAAAGCCTCAATATCGGTGTGTCATTTTTGAATTTTGTTGAAGATAAACTCGCATTTAAAAATGGGGTCTCTATTCTCAGTGCTGAAAACTTACCGTTTAGTAGCTGCGATGATCTCATTGTGATCAGTGTGCCGTACTTTCAAAACCAAGAATATCAAAGTCGTTTTTGTGTTATTTGTCCAAAATCAGCGCAATTAGAGAAAATAATCCAAGAATTTAAATTATTAGAGCCATTGAGCTCTTGA
- a CDS encoding Bcr/CflA family efflux MFS transporter, with protein sequence MSASASSFNTRILLPLLASIVAITPLAIDMYLPAMLVIANDLNTSMPNVQISLSIYLAGYALGMLFFGPIADQIGRRKLARIGLSLFGLSSLALAFTTEVHTFWVLRAVQAFTGAAATVVVPGIIRHIYQKNTAKGMSYVSMIMMIAPLLAPSIGSVILGFSVWSTIFIVLAAYSFIILLFVQRYLIDIPIFKNDRKGLALFFSSYKVVLSNPHARADILSSMFVSFGFFCFLTSVPYIYLDLFKVSEQLFGLLFAFNVMALMFGNFLNTRVVPRIGSRKMLYYGLVCGFISGAALLSFSALHLSLYFIVAAIAPLMMSLGIIASNADSLILMKFEQNTGTATAVIGTLRFGSGALVGPILAILHAQSAVPFSSLMFSAVVLTILVQLIHYFTDKKNAS encoded by the coding sequence ATGAGCGCTTCGGCTTCTTCTTTTAATACCCGTATTTTATTGCCTTTATTAGCCAGTATTGTGGCAATCACGCCTTTAGCCATCGATATGTACTTACCGGCTATGCTGGTAATTGCCAACGATCTCAATACTAGCATGCCAAATGTTCAAATCTCGTTGAGTATCTATTTAGCAGGTTATGCACTGGGCATGTTGTTTTTTGGCCCTATAGCCGATCAAATTGGCAGGCGTAAACTAGCGCGAATAGGACTCAGTTTATTTGGCTTAAGTTCACTCGCATTGGCATTTACCACTGAAGTGCATACTTTTTGGGTGCTACGGGCTGTACAGGCATTTACTGGGGCAGCTGCCACGGTTGTGGTTCCGGGGATAATAAGGCACATATATCAAAAAAATACTGCTAAGGGTATGTCGTACGTGTCTATGATCATGATGATAGCCCCATTACTTGCCCCCTCTATTGGCTCTGTTATTTTAGGCTTTTCAGTTTGGTCGACTATTTTTATTGTTTTAGCGGCTTATAGTTTTATAATTTTACTTTTTGTGCAGCGTTACTTAATTGATATCCCGATATTTAAAAATGATCGAAAAGGGTTAGCGCTATTCTTTTCAAGTTACAAAGTAGTATTAAGTAACCCACATGCTCGCGCTGATATTTTAAGCTCGATGTTTGTGTCGTTTGGCTTTTTTTGCTTTTTAACCTCGGTGCCTTATATCTATCTCGACTTATTTAAAGTATCAGAACAATTGTTTGGCCTGCTATTCGCTTTTAATGTAATGGCGCTGATGTTTGGTAACTTTTTAAACACTCGCGTTGTACCGCGTATTGGCTCTCGTAAAATGCTTTATTACGGCTTAGTGTGTGGTTTTATCTCAGGTGCGGCATTATTGAGCTTTAGTGCATTACATTTGTCGCTTTACTTTATTGTGGCTGCAATTGCTCCTTTAATGATGAGCTTAGGTATTATAGCCAGTAATGCAGACTCTTTAATTTTAATGAAGTTTGAACAAAACACAGGAACTGCAACCGCAGTTATTGGCACACTGCGTTTTGGAAGTGGTGCATTAGTAGGCCCTATATTAGCTATTCTGCACGCACAAAGTGCCGTTCCATTTTCTAGTTTAATGTTTAGCGCGGTGGTACTCACAATACTGGTGCAGTTAATACATTACTTTACGGACAAAAAAAATGCCTCGTAA
- a CDS encoding FAD-dependent oxidoreductase produces the protein MSENVYQFIDVQRVDPRKKPISSRKKSFVEIYEPFSENQVNSQADRCLDCGNPYCEWKCPVHNYIPQWLKLIRTGRILEAAELSHRTNSLPEVCGRVCPQDRLCEGSCTLDEEFGAVTIGNIEKYITDTAFKMGWKPDMSYVTWTDKKVAIIGAGPAGLGCADILVRNGVKPVVFDRHPEIGGLLTFGIPSFKLEKEVMQKRREIFTEMGVEFKLNVEVGKDISMDEILNEYDAVFLGVGTYQSMRAGLENEDAPGVHDALPFLIGNTNRVMGYDESKQACIDMVNEKVVVLGGGDTAMDCVRTSIRHNALKVTCAYRRDEENMPGSKREVKNAKEEGVIFTYNVQPKGIVLNDKGAVAGVKMVKTQLGEADENGRRRAEEVPGSEHIIEATQVIMAFGFKPHKMDWLEKYDVEINHWGGINAPEQGEFTHQTTNPKIFAGGDIVRGSDLVVTAIFEGRNAAEGIMDYLKV, from the coding sequence ATGAGCGAAAATGTATATCAATTTATAGACGTGCAGCGTGTAGACCCACGCAAAAAACCAATCTCGTCACGTAAAAAATCGTTCGTAGAAATTTATGAACCCTTTTCAGAAAATCAGGTTAATTCACAGGCAGATCGTTGTCTTGATTGCGGTAACCCCTATTGTGAGTGGAAATGCCCAGTACATAACTACATTCCACAATGGTTAAAACTGATCCGTACAGGGCGCATTTTAGAGGCGGCTGAGCTATCGCATCGTACTAACAGTTTGCCAGAAGTGTGTGGTCGAGTATGCCCACAAGATCGCTTATGTGAAGGCTCATGTACATTAGATGAAGAGTTTGGTGCGGTAACAATCGGTAATATTGAAAAATACATCACCGATACCGCGTTCAAAATGGGCTGGAAACCGGACATGTCCTATGTGACATGGACAGATAAAAAAGTGGCGATTATCGGTGCTGGGCCCGCAGGGTTAGGCTGTGCTGATATTTTAGTACGTAATGGCGTAAAGCCTGTGGTATTTGACCGTCACCCAGAAATTGGTGGACTGTTAACCTTTGGTATTCCTTCTTTTAAATTAGAAAAAGAAGTAATGCAAAAACGTCGCGAAATATTTACTGAAATGGGTGTTGAATTTAAGCTAAATGTTGAAGTGGGTAAAGACATTAGCATGGATGAAATACTTAATGAGTATGACGCCGTATTTTTGGGAGTGGGGACTTATCAAAGTATGCGTGCGGGGCTTGAAAACGAAGATGCGCCGGGTGTGCATGATGCACTGCCTTTCTTAATAGGTAACACCAACCGCGTAATGGGCTACGATGAGTCTAAGCAAGCGTGTATTGATATGGTAAATGAAAAAGTCGTTGTGCTAGGTGGTGGTGATACTGCAATGGATTGTGTGCGAACTTCCATTCGTCATAATGCATTAAAGGTGACCTGTGCGTACCGTCGTGATGAAGAAAACATGCCTGGCTCAAAACGTGAAGTAAAAAATGCCAAAGAAGAGGGCGTGATTTTTACTTATAACGTTCAGCCAAAAGGGATTGTCCTTAATGATAAAGGCGCAGTTGCTGGCGTTAAAATGGTAAAAACTCAGCTTGGCGAGGCAGATGAAAACGGCCGTCGTCGTGCTGAAGAAGTCCCCGGATCAGAGCATATTATTGAAGCCACACAAGTGATTATGGCATTTGGCTTTAAGCCTCATAAAATGGACTGGTTAGAAAAATACGATGTAGAAATTAACCACTGGGGCGGTATTAATGCACCCGAGCAAGGTGAATTTACTCATCAAACTACCAATCCTAAAATATTTGCTGGTGGCGATATTGTTCGTGGTTCAGATTTGGTGGTTACCGCTATATTTGAGGGTCGTAACGCGGCAGAAGGCATTATGGATTATTTAAAAGTGTAA
- the grpE gene encoding nucleotide exchange factor GrpE, translating to MSEQTQNPEQEVELNEEVAQMEADVEAAVEAAEQHAEQEQSPEAEIAMLYAELETAKQTIADQKDSVVRAAADVDNMRRRAAQDVEKAHKFALEKFANELLPVIDNLERAIEFSDKENETLKPLLEGIDMTVKSFNDAVAKFGVEIVNPQGEQFNPDFHQAMSIQPSNDVSPNTVLAVMQKGYTLNGRLLRPAMVMVSKAADA from the coding sequence ATGTCTGAGCAGACACAAAACCCAGAGCAAGAAGTAGAACTGAACGAAGAAGTGGCGCAAATGGAAGCCGACGTTGAGGCGGCAGTTGAAGCAGCAGAACAACATGCTGAGCAAGAGCAAAGCCCTGAAGCAGAAATTGCTATGTTATATGCTGAGCTTGAAACTGCAAAACAAACTATTGCAGATCAAAAAGATAGTGTAGTTCGCGCTGCTGCAGATGTGGACAATATGCGCCGTCGCGCTGCACAAGATGTAGAAAAAGCACACAAATTTGCACTAGAAAAATTTGCTAATGAATTACTCCCTGTTATTGACAACTTAGAGCGTGCTATTGAGTTTTCTGATAAAGAAAATGAAACGCTTAAGCCTTTACTAGAAGGCATTGATATGACAGTGAAAAGCTTTAACGATGCGGTGGCTAAATTTGGCGTTGAAATTGTAAATCCACAAGGTGAACAGTTTAATCCAGATTTTCATCAAGCAATGTCAATTCAACCAAGCAACGATGTAAGCCCAAATACTGTTTTAGCAGTAATGCAAAAAGGCTACACGTTAAATGGTCGTTTATTACGCCCTGCAATGGTAATGGTATCTAAAGCCGCTGACGCTTAA
- a CDS encoding nucleoside-binding protein: MKIKNLLPLVALSACALSSTATAANWSNTALHINNGSHKNPFTEQKSSTTVYSIEHASGHDYGDNFFFIDYSTDSNDDGFQDQDFYFEGYSTLSLSAVMDEKVASGALVDVGLTMGINAAGNAKVVKYLPGVKLSWDVPGFNFFSTLISAYIDDSEGVAKGGAPIETNSWMFDVAFDYPFMIGSQKFNVKGHAEYIAERKDEFGNDVRAWFLAQPIIVWDMGHALEMKENTLLLGMEWQYWHNKFGTDVSESVPQIHLEWTF, translated from the coding sequence ATGAAAATTAAAAACTTACTTCCTCTCGTTGCACTAAGTGCATGTGCCTTAAGTTCAACAGCTACCGCAGCTAATTGGAGCAACACTGCGCTTCATATTAACAACGGCAGTCACAAAAACCCGTTCACTGAACAAAAATCTAGCACCACGGTTTACTCAATCGAACATGCTTCTGGCCATGATTATGGCGATAACTTTTTCTTTATTGATTACAGTACCGACAGCAACGATGATGGCTTCCAAGATCAAGACTTCTATTTTGAAGGTTACTCTACGCTTAGCTTATCAGCCGTTATGGACGAAAAAGTAGCGTCAGGGGCGCTTGTTGATGTTGGCCTAACTATGGGTATTAATGCTGCAGGCAATGCTAAAGTTGTTAAATATTTACCGGGTGTGAAATTAAGCTGGGATGTACCAGGTTTTAATTTCTTTTCAACTCTTATTAGTGCATACATTGATGATAGCGAAGGCGTTGCAAAAGGCGGTGCACCTATTGAAACCAATAGCTGGATGTTTGATGTAGCCTTTGATTACCCGTTCATGATTGGCTCGCAAAAGTTTAACGTAAAAGGCCATGCAGAATATATTGCTGAGCGTAAAGATGAGTTTGGTAATGATGTACGTGCTTGGTTTTTAGCCCAACCTATTATTGTATGGGATATGGGACATGCGCTAGAAATGAAAGAAAATACTTTACTGTTAGGTATGGAATGGCAATACTGGCACAATAAATTTGGTACTGATGTTAGCGAATCAGTACCGCAAATTCATTTAGAATGGACCTTTTAA
- the recN gene encoding DNA repair protein RecN, protein MLIGLEIKNFAIVSNLSTEWHSGMTAITGETGAGKSIAIDALSLCLGERAEASAVRPGTDKAEVSAQFDLTNLPYAHAFLEDNMLNNDDNECLLRRVVCKNGRSKSYINGSPVTAAQLKELGQYLISIHGQHAHQHLLKAEHQLQLLDAYAGHHNLVNAVSQRYKRYADLQKEFKQLEHQQQQQAAQKQLLEYQVAELDEFALQADEFEQIEAEHYKLSNSQTILQACQRELQHLYESDEQNACSLLQHSAQQFNELAHYDESLASVAALLTEAAVQVEEASREVRNYTEQADLDPARLTEVENRLSGAMDLARKHHIKPQELVEFHQSITQELDSISSNSSRLEQLEGEIADALEDYQTASEELSASRHQYANTLNGLISESMANLSMENGVFEIALTAHTDRSANSLGFDNVSFLVSTNPGQPLQPLAKVASGGELSRISLAIQVIIAQKVTTPTLIFDEVDVGISGPTAAAVGKLLRQLGKSTQVICVTHLPQVASSAHQQFFVAKEIADGETFTHMLALNKDGRVNEIARLLGGDNISKTAKANAKELIKAHG, encoded by the coding sequence ATGTTAATTGGTTTAGAAATTAAAAATTTTGCAATCGTAAGTAATTTAAGCACAGAATGGCATTCGGGTATGACCGCTATTACCGGTGAAACGGGTGCGGGTAAATCAATTGCTATTGATGCTTTGTCACTGTGCCTTGGAGAGCGAGCAGAAGCGTCTGCTGTGCGCCCAGGCACTGATAAAGCAGAGGTAAGTGCGCAATTTGATTTAACCAACTTGCCATACGCTCATGCCTTTTTAGAAGATAACATGCTAAATAATGACGATAACGAATGTTTGCTTCGTCGAGTTGTTTGCAAAAATGGCCGCAGTAAAAGCTATATTAATGGTAGCCCTGTTACCGCCGCACAGCTAAAAGAGTTAGGTCAATATTTAATTTCTATACACGGTCAACATGCTCATCAGCATCTATTGAAAGCAGAGCACCAATTACAGCTACTTGATGCTTACGCAGGCCATCATAATCTTGTTAATGCTGTAAGCCAACGCTATAAACGTTATGCTGACTTACAAAAAGAATTTAAGCAGTTGGAACATCAGCAGCAGCAACAAGCTGCGCAAAAACAGTTATTAGAATATCAGGTGGCGGAGCTTGATGAATTTGCCTTACAAGCGGATGAATTTGAACAAATAGAAGCTGAGCATTATAAGCTCAGTAACAGCCAAACTATTTTGCAAGCTTGTCAGCGCGAGCTACAACATTTATACGAAAGTGATGAGCAAAATGCATGCTCTCTTTTACAACACAGTGCACAGCAATTTAATGAGCTTGCGCACTATGATGAAAGCTTAGCCAGTGTAGCTGCATTACTAACTGAAGCCGCTGTTCAAGTTGAAGAAGCAAGCCGAGAAGTACGTAATTACACTGAACAAGCCGACTTAGATCCTGCTCGCTTAACCGAAGTAGAAAACAGGCTCAGTGGCGCTATGGATTTGGCAAGAAAACACCATATAAAGCCACAAGAGCTAGTGGAATTTCATCAATCTATAACACAAGAGCTAGACTCAATCAGCAGTAACAGCTCACGTCTTGAACAGCTTGAAGGGGAAATTGCAGATGCCCTTGAGGATTATCAAACGGCTAGTGAAGAATTAAGCGCCAGTCGTCATCAATACGCCAACACGCTAAATGGCTTGATCAGTGAAAGTATGGCTAATTTATCCATGGAAAATGGCGTATTTGAAATAGCCCTTACAGCGCATACCGATCGCTCTGCAAATAGCTTAGGTTTTGATAATGTATCGTTTTTAGTATCAACTAATCCTGGGCAACCATTGCAACCCTTAGCAAAAGTAGCCTCAGGAGGGGAGCTATCACGAATTAGTTTGGCTATTCAGGTTATTATTGCGCAAAAAGTCACGACCCCTACACTTATATTTGACGAAGTAGATGTCGGTATTTCTGGCCCAACAGCCGCTGCTGTTGGTAAACTACTGCGCCAACTAGGTAAGTCTACGCAAGTAATTTGTGTGACCCATTTACCGCAAGTGGCCAGTAGTGCTCATCAGCAGTTTTTTGTTGCCAAAGAAATCGCAGACGGTGAAACGTTTACGCATATGCTGGCATTGAATAAAGATGGCAGGGTTAATGAGATTGCTCGATTACTGGGTGGTGATAACATTAGCAAAACAGCTAAAGCAAATGCGAAAGAGCTTATAAAAGCGCACGGATAA